One window of the Branchiostoma lanceolatum isolate klBraLanc5 chromosome 3, klBraLanc5.hap2, whole genome shotgun sequence genome contains the following:
- the LOC136430366 gene encoding uncharacterized protein, whose product MKLLLLFAILGAAAAGEQAALSAWWWWPFGDSTAPEPHWNTLKVGWGINPLTSFQTLPRTRSEAVKQGWTMYGRATCAGIYWQGLRMIYQDDPAVILLFDKNGFIAGMQMGVKQSDLPKDRSVPSRDVIPPWVQDRNNDMWLLTTYFVRPDTICTVGRTAKDFETKGTGSDLYLQTGASPRTDFVIIPKYEKDLAGTDWTPGKCFWTMGMHYFKNLRENMRCEELYPLFPLYNNGKLNAFGILIGADIPSPTSRYESPIASKTFYQLFMTPVPKCLQSHTEEKGMTTLHVFLENDPRMNNFC is encoded by the exons ATGAAGCTTCTCCTGCTATTTGCGATCCTCGGTGCCGCAGCGGCGGGCGAACAGGCGGCATTGTCGGCATGGTGGTGGTGGCCTTTCGGTGACTCCACAG ccCCGGAACCACATTGGAATACCCTAAAAG TTGGCTGGGGAATCAACCCGCTGACCTCGTTCCAGACTCTTCCTCGCACGCGGAGCGAGGCTGTCAAACAGGGATGGACCATGTACGGCCGGGCAACGTGTGCAG GAATCTACTGGCAGGGTCTCCGGATGATCTACCAGGACGACCCCGCAGTGATTCTGCTGTTCGACAAGAACGGGTTCATCGCCGGCATGCAGATGGGA GTGAAGCAAAGCGACCTCCCCAAGGACAGGTCCGTCCCATCCCGTGACGTCATCCCACCATGGGTGCAGGACAGGAATAATGACATGTGGCTCCTCACTACCTACTTCGTCAGACCAG ATACCATCTGTACTGTGGGGCGCACCGCGAAGGATTTCGAGACTAAGGGAACAGGGTCCGACCTGTACCTGCAGACCGGGGCGAGCCCGCGTACCGACTTCGTCATCATCCCCAAGTACGAGAAGGACCTGGCGGGCACAGACTGGACCCCGGGGAAGTGCTTCTGGACCATGG GTATGCACTACTTTAAGAACCTGCGGGAGAACATGCGCTGTGAGGAGCTGTACCCGCTGTTCCCGCTGTACAACAACGGGAAGCTGAACGCCTTCGGGATACTGATCGGTGCAGACATCCCCAGCCCCACCTCTCGTTATGAGTCACCCATCGCCTCCAAGACATTCTATCAG TTGTTCATGACTCCCGTACCCAAGTGTCTCCAGAGCCACACTGAGGAGAAGGGCATGACCACCCTGCACGTCTTCCTGGAGAACGACCCACGCATGAATAACTTCTGTTAA